One genomic segment of Dehalogenimonas alkenigignens includes these proteins:
- a CDS encoding type ISP restriction/modification enzyme: protein MPASEMVNSHLITFAAGVREKFASPLGGQPEDQLKNPVENLIRSLAFVLGHELNVVTEATAVDIGRPDMAVAVGGALTGHIELKKPGTGVDPTRFTGHNAQQWGKFKELPNLIYTDGNAWALYRNGQRIGEMVDIGDIDQRGSRGLRLETTPAFFTVIREFLSWEPITPASPCALAEQLAPLCRLLRDDVLQAVTNTESALAQLAYEWRTTLFPDATDEAFADAYAQTLTYALLLARFDGASDLRPARAAETLSHKHKLLGHVLTLLADPQTRLEIGTGVDILVRVIEAVDPTRLIARDPDPWLYFYEDFLAAYDPKMREERGVYYTPVQVVHCQVRLVEQLLIQRFGKPMTYADDDVVLLDPAAGTGTYPLAAITEALERVLNRYGVGAVPPRATKLAKNVHAFELLVGPYAVAHLRVTQKLQEAGATLPADGVHVYLTDTLESPDVAPPGRLPLALRPLVDEHRRAAKVKKETRVLVCIGNPPYERQAFDASEGTDDPLARRERLLGDFINLAVGRTRFSHIASLYNTYVYFWRWALWKVFESPECPGNGIVSYITASSYLNGPGFIGMREVMRRVFDELWIIDLEGGSLGARRTENVFAIQTPVAIAIGVRYGIPNPETPAAVHYAKITGSRDEKLAELDSISSFNDLNWQECSNEWTAPLIPTGRSPFSTWPLLIDLFPWQQPGVKVGRTWPIAVTRDVAEERWHSLASSPPSARGELFADRRFGRGTTTRPSSGMYPPPASPQPILEVTTRSPMPPIVRYAHRSFERKWLLADGRLFRTPSQPLWVSHSEKQIYLVSLLTGVLGTGPATVVAAQVPDLHHFRGSFGGKDVIPLWRDSAGTEANVTNGLLAHLAQVYGAPVSPEELFAYCHATLAGPSYTGSFAEELATSSPRIPITADANLFRRGVELGGRLIWLQTYGERFVPTGQRSSTIPAGRARAVHPVPVIAEGYPRDFHWDEVGETLHVGEGSFTPVSKKVWEFEVSGLRPVKSWLGYRMFEPAGRTSSPLDKIRPCEWPAEFTEELLELLWVLEHTVNMSSDLAEFLEAVIQGGVFLAADLPQPNASQREAPEIPNTRVQVRSTQMPLVEG, encoded by the coding sequence ATGCCAGCGTCTGAGATGGTTAACTCCCACTTAATCACCTTCGCGGCAGGTGTTCGCGAGAAGTTCGCTTCACCGCTAGGTGGTCAGCCTGAAGATCAGCTCAAGAATCCCGTCGAGAATCTAATCAGGTCCCTCGCGTTTGTTTTGGGTCATGAGCTGAACGTCGTTACTGAGGCAACTGCTGTAGACATCGGGCGACCGGATATGGCCGTTGCCGTGGGTGGAGCCCTGACTGGTCATATCGAACTTAAAAAGCCTGGAACCGGTGTTGACCCCACGCGTTTTACCGGTCATAACGCGCAGCAATGGGGCAAGTTCAAAGAACTACCTAACCTTATCTACACTGATGGAAATGCCTGGGCGCTCTATCGGAACGGACAACGAATTGGGGAAATGGTTGATATCGGTGATATTGACCAACGGGGATCTCGTGGCTTACGCCTTGAAACAACTCCAGCATTTTTTACCGTCATACGAGAATTCTTAAGCTGGGAGCCAATTACTCCAGCGTCACCGTGTGCCTTGGCCGAACAACTTGCACCACTTTGTCGTCTTTTGCGTGATGACGTTCTTCAAGCGGTTACAAATACTGAATCAGCCTTGGCCCAACTCGCTTATGAATGGCGTACTACTCTGTTCCCAGATGCCACAGATGAAGCCTTCGCCGATGCTTACGCCCAAACACTGACATACGCGCTGCTTCTTGCGCGTTTCGACGGTGCGAGTGACCTACGGCCGGCAAGGGCAGCGGAGACTTTGAGTCATAAACACAAGCTGCTTGGACATGTTCTCACCTTGTTAGCAGACCCACAAACAAGACTTGAAATAGGTACGGGTGTCGATATTCTGGTAAGAGTCATTGAAGCCGTGGATCCAACTAGGCTAATAGCGCGTGACCCTGACCCATGGCTGTATTTTTATGAGGACTTTCTAGCGGCCTACGATCCCAAAATGCGAGAGGAGCGCGGTGTCTATTATACCCCGGTGCAAGTCGTACACTGCCAAGTGCGGCTGGTCGAGCAGTTGTTGATCCAACGTTTTGGCAAGCCAATGACATATGCCGATGATGATGTCGTCTTGCTTGACCCTGCTGCTGGTACAGGAACTTACCCTCTAGCGGCTATCACCGAAGCGTTAGAACGAGTGCTAAACCGGTATGGTGTCGGAGCAGTACCCCCACGGGCCACCAAGCTGGCGAAAAACGTACATGCTTTTGAGTTGTTGGTCGGACCATACGCCGTCGCCCATCTCCGTGTGACGCAGAAGCTGCAGGAAGCCGGTGCCACGCTTCCCGCAGACGGAGTCCACGTGTACCTTACAGATACCCTGGAATCGCCCGATGTGGCTCCCCCGGGACGTTTGCCACTGGCCCTGCGCCCTCTTGTAGACGAACACCGGCGAGCAGCGAAAGTAAAAAAAGAGACACGCGTGCTCGTTTGTATAGGCAATCCTCCCTATGAACGCCAGGCTTTCGATGCCAGCGAAGGTACAGATGACCCATTGGCAAGACGAGAACGTTTATTGGGAGATTTCATTAATCTGGCTGTGGGTCGAACGAGGTTCAGTCATATCGCGAGCCTATACAATACCTACGTTTATTTTTGGCGTTGGGCACTTTGGAAAGTCTTTGAATCTCCAGAATGCCCCGGCAATGGTATTGTGTCGTATATCACCGCATCTAGTTATCTAAACGGTCCCGGATTCATAGGAATGAGAGAGGTTATGCGCCGAGTTTTCGATGAACTCTGGATTATCGATCTTGAAGGTGGAAGCCTGGGAGCGCGCAGAACTGAAAACGTCTTTGCCATCCAAACGCCGGTAGCCATCGCCATAGGTGTGCGGTACGGCATCCCCAATCCTGAGACACCTGCGGCTGTGCACTATGCGAAAATCACGGGCAGCCGGGACGAGAAGCTTGCCGAACTTGATTCAATATCTTCTTTCAACGACCTTAACTGGCAGGAGTGTTCCAATGAATGGACAGCTCCACTTATTCCAACAGGGCGAAGCCCCTTTTCTACCTGGCCATTACTGATCGACCTTTTCCCATGGCAACAACCGGGCGTCAAAGTGGGGCGGACATGGCCTATTGCAGTTACGCGCGATGTAGCCGAAGAGCGGTGGCATAGCTTAGCATCTAGTCCCCCGTCCGCCCGTGGAGAATTATTTGCCGATAGAAGATTTGGAAGGGGTACTACAACCAGACCGTCATCAGGTATGTATCCTCCCCCAGCCTCTCCTCAGCCCATCTTGGAAGTTACAACGCGCAGCCCAATGCCTCCAATCGTGCGCTATGCCCATCGGTCTTTCGAGAGGAAATGGCTCCTCGCCGATGGCAGATTGTTTCGGACGCCTAGCCAGCCCCTTTGGGTTTCCCATTCTGAAAAGCAAATATACCTAGTCAGCTTACTGACTGGGGTACTGGGTACCGGGCCTGCAACGGTAGTTGCCGCCCAAGTACCTGACCTGCACCATTTCCGTGGGTCATTTGGAGGCAAAGATGTTATCCCTCTTTGGCGCGATTCAGCAGGCACAGAGGCTAACGTAACTAACGGACTACTTGCGCATCTCGCGCAGGTGTACGGAGCACCTGTATCCCCTGAAGAACTCTTTGCTTATTGTCATGCCACTTTGGCAGGGCCGAGTTACACGGGCAGCTTTGCTGAAGAACTTGCAACTTCATCACCAAGGATACCGATAACTGCGGACGCCAATCTATTCCGCCGGGGTGTAGAACTCGGAGGTCGGTTAATTTGGCTACAGACGTACGGAGAGCGTTTCGTGCCTACCGGTCAGCGATCTAGCACCATACCAGCAGGACGGGCACGTGCGGTGCACCCGGTACCTGTGATCGCCGAAGGTTATCCTCGTGATTTCCATTGGGATGAAGTCGGCGAAACACTCCATGTTGGGGAAGGCTCCTTCACACCGGTTTCAAAAAAGGTCTGGGAATTTGAAGTGTCCGGTTTGCGTCCGGTTAAGTCTTGGCTTGGTTATCGTATGTTCGAGCCTGCTGGTAGAACATCATCGCCACTGGATAAGATACGTCCTTGTGAATGGCCAGCAGAGTTTACTGAGGAACTGTTGGAACTGCTCTGGGTGTTAGAGCATACGGTCAATATGTCGTCGGACTTGGCTGAATTTTTAGAAGCTGTGATTCAAGGTGGCGTCTTTTTGGCCGCGGATCTGCCGCAACCAAATGCATCCCAACGTGAAGCACCAGAAATACCAAACACCAGAGTCCAAGTGCGTAGCACACAAATGCCGCTTGTTGAGGGTTAG
- a CDS encoding helix-turn-helix domain-containing protein, translated as MTIKLETVEEVIKLMKQGFTQEQITEKTGVSERTQRHWKKEGYPGFPASPRIQQARDKVSDVKRVNAAELVKAGFVAERVHIILGAQDLAIQRGNPRLSLFLNRYVEIGQKWDTIPPSWRALLAGFPIIGKDIGSNCLIELASLVEELHPYISKELRRTYHKRAKSILMGVLAELQAFLQDAAMAGGLPLVVSGGPPPDWRDLLPWNTSNPRSWKIDESLVQGFWEYMVPSKVVETKIDIKGTWAGFLFDIVSRLPDPDRQKGKLLKNYDLTVLSYIWCSTAPQDFKPPLPDVKRTNVSSGENTFAGIYKRMVEYSRTHEE; from the coding sequence ATGACAATCAAGCTTGAGACAGTTGAAGAAGTTATCAAATTGATGAAGCAAGGTTTCACCCAGGAACAGATAACCGAGAAAACAGGTGTATCTGAAAGAACACAGAGACATTGGAAGAAGGAGGGCTATCCTGGATTTCCGGCTTCACCCAGAATTCAACAAGCGCGTGATAAGGTTTCGGATGTCAAAAGAGTCAATGCTGCAGAATTGGTAAAAGCAGGTTTTGTCGCGGAGAGAGTCCACATTATCCTCGGTGCACAAGATTTAGCAATACAGCGAGGGAACCCACGGCTCTCTCTTTTTCTTAACCGATATGTTGAAATCGGGCAAAAATGGGACACTATTCCACCCAGTTGGAGAGCATTATTAGCGGGGTTCCCAATAATAGGTAAGGACATTGGCTCTAATTGCTTGATTGAGTTGGCATCCCTTGTTGAAGAATTGCATCCCTACATTTCCAAAGAACTTAGAAGGACTTACCATAAACGTGCTAAATCAATCCTGATGGGAGTCCTCGCGGAGCTTCAGGCATTTCTTCAAGATGCCGCTATGGCAGGTGGTCTACCTTTGGTCGTAAGCGGCGGTCCTCCACCAGACTGGAGAGATCTATTACCATGGAATACTTCTAATCCCAGGAGCTGGAAGATAGATGAATCATTGGTGCAAGGCTTCTGGGAATACATGGTTCCGTCTAAGGTAGTTGAAACGAAAATTGATATTAAAGGTACTTGGGCTGGTTTTCTGTTTGATATTGTAAGCCGGCTGCCTGATCCAGACCGACAAAAAGGTAAACTTCTGAAAAACTATGATCTGACTGTTCTCTCGTATATTTGGTGTTCTACTGCGCCGCAGGATTTTAAGCCACCACTCCCCGATGTTAAAAGAACAAACGTAAGTTCCGGCGAAAATACATTCGCGGGGATTTACAAGCGAATGGTCGAGTATTCAAGAACACATGAGGAATAG
- a CDS encoding ATP-binding protein: MAYNITRTKLREYTDSTEFEHLCCALLVADYKRIIPLGGSGDQGRDAVMPQAFPSIYQSTETGTIFQFSLQKSWRKKLDSELKKVFENGFKPLAFVFVTNQEISTGAKTKCQEDIAATFGVKPEILDLSWLQARLENPEYLHVRRQYLSLDDSTLPAFITLADYAARRIDRLRAPDLPVFLGRDVENSRFKEFTESKKRVLVLSAPPGVGKTKFMLEGAKSIQFEGDVKFLRQEVDSIEKHLNELDPSRPLLLFIDDAQELKDLRQLLALILSPELGEKLHVVMATHPCVKGRIVGEFDSRAIEYSEIELTPLPNPAIDQLIQLPQMGIKDEGQRGAIIKIAEGNPLVACVAASLLRETGTLAGLTRDQVIMAHFMRSLQSSLPAKSTDDKARLILAIISATKGIEYGNFRELLAGIVCVTAEALDVLIDQLVAGGLLMRGWRGLRVTPELLAETLVLDSFFAANHSFDFREKVLAPFFAQKGSKIFRSLAEAEMSGSSDATNIIDGFMADAREFVKTANNASRQAILDWLKGFAFFRPEDALLVLRAMLEAPVPDPAVIKSPLWGTMTITHVDVWRSACSILADTGWHCEACLRETMTLLYLIGAQQDHSRSNSFPLEDAIRVLNEQVIPFEPGKPLRIQEIAQQEIESWLSGATSEKQLEVIISALLTLLSLAWTSTNASPTDSRSFTVRNGFIKLTDPIQKIREGALNCVVATYERCGPAQRISLIQGLSDHLMPRVPSGIPDELRSSIADDLFNIISALKCRSQADSAAEKYALWKALEFTGRLKDERLEKLQRELFSDEVDEYAHLVEWPGHIRGDDNDWKTAGARHGAYWEARARAITVENLDAELVRYDRHIREAGLCGDQVSSAIQTNIGILARSVAIESRDILLALIKEISGKYPNLQRFAGAFLGELLAVDQANAKMIMKEWIKCGNIALRAEACRAMLWIQPGQFTAAEIELLTYLTSLNDPTVDRLVVGWFGSILKKVDDCDPKAAVEIVRLVSTRKDKYALNMIAESLRPGGSISQITAKDLLDIALSYVEHDSHELDFDIEHVLMRLFLLNPDAWLAFWEARIKRQLTRKEGDSYLAVPFHLSAEADYVVSSPHKLRVLGTLLEWSSRNDFAYQHTGTTLLKLYSDKNPNVVQDILEEWIASGEQGKLHAVARALREMGYSDFFLMMANKLLNVTDDKAIEACLVSTVASFEVVCGSFVPLYEKRKADFAAWLANPQASLQAKAFARKQISYLSRQIELHAKEDAWDD, translated from the coding sequence ATGGCATACAACATCACAAGGACAAAGCTTCGTGAATATACGGACAGCACGGAATTCGAGCATCTGTGCTGCGCATTGCTTGTCGCTGACTACAAGCGAATTATTCCGCTGGGAGGTTCAGGTGATCAGGGGCGTGATGCCGTGATGCCACAGGCTTTCCCAAGCATATACCAAAGTACCGAGACGGGAACAATCTTCCAGTTCTCGCTTCAGAAAAGCTGGCGGAAGAAACTCGATTCAGAACTAAAAAAAGTCTTTGAGAATGGTTTCAAACCCTTGGCATTCGTGTTCGTCACAAATCAAGAAATTAGCACGGGCGCGAAAACAAAATGCCAGGAAGATATTGCGGCAACTTTCGGCGTGAAGCCGGAAATACTTGATCTATCCTGGCTACAGGCACGTTTAGAGAACCCCGAGTACTTACATGTGAGAAGACAATATCTCTCCTTAGATGATAGTACGCTGCCTGCATTTATCACGCTCGCAGATTACGCCGCTCGACGCATTGATCGCCTACGGGCGCCCGACCTGCCTGTTTTCCTCGGAAGGGACGTTGAAAACAGCCGTTTCAAAGAGTTCACCGAATCCAAAAAAAGAGTTCTGGTTTTGAGTGCTCCGCCTGGAGTCGGGAAGACAAAATTCATGCTCGAAGGTGCAAAGTCGATACAGTTTGAAGGAGATGTCAAGTTTCTCAGGCAGGAAGTCGATTCAATAGAGAAGCACCTAAATGAGCTCGACCCGTCGAGACCCTTGCTCCTCTTCATTGACGACGCGCAGGAGCTGAAGGACTTGCGGCAGCTTCTTGCGTTGATTCTTTCTCCGGAACTCGGAGAAAAGCTGCATGTGGTTATGGCCACCCATCCATGTGTAAAAGGCCGTATTGTTGGTGAATTCGATAGCCGGGCGATAGAGTATAGCGAAATCGAACTGACCCCATTGCCAAATCCAGCCATTGACCAGTTGATTCAACTACCGCAGATGGGAATCAAGGACGAAGGGCAGAGGGGAGCGATCATCAAGATCGCCGAAGGCAATCCGTTGGTTGCTTGTGTGGCGGCATCGTTACTTAGGGAAACCGGCACTTTGGCCGGGCTAACCAGGGATCAAGTCATAATGGCACATTTCATGAGATCGCTGCAGAGTTCGCTTCCAGCCAAGTCTACGGATGACAAAGCCAGACTGATTCTGGCTATTATCAGCGCCACAAAAGGTATCGAGTATGGTAACTTTAGAGAACTTCTTGCCGGTATTGTTTGCGTTACCGCTGAAGCACTTGACGTTCTCATAGACCAATTAGTGGCCGGCGGACTGCTTATGCGCGGCTGGCGAGGACTTAGGGTTACTCCTGAACTGCTGGCTGAGACTCTGGTTTTAGACTCGTTCTTTGCGGCTAATCACTCGTTTGATTTCAGGGAAAAGGTGTTGGCTCCTTTCTTTGCGCAGAAGGGCAGCAAGATATTCAGGAGTCTAGCTGAAGCCGAAATGTCCGGCTCTTCGGACGCAACAAATATCATTGATGGCTTTATGGCTGACGCACGGGAGTTTGTCAAGACTGCAAACAATGCTTCGAGGCAAGCCATACTAGACTGGCTGAAGGGCTTCGCCTTCTTCCGTCCCGAGGACGCGCTCTTGGTTCTTCGTGCGATGTTGGAGGCTCCTGTTCCGGATCCTGCGGTTATCAAGTCTCCTCTATGGGGAACCATGACAATCACCCATGTCGATGTTTGGCGCTCGGCATGTAGCATACTCGCGGACACAGGATGGCATTGTGAAGCCTGCCTTCGTGAGACAATGACGCTGTTATACTTGATCGGTGCCCAGCAAGACCATTCGCGAAGCAACAGTTTTCCTTTGGAAGATGCCATTCGTGTTTTGAACGAACAAGTAATACCTTTTGAACCTGGCAAGCCGCTTCGCATTCAAGAGATTGCACAACAGGAAATAGAAAGCTGGCTATCAGGCGCGACGAGTGAAAAGCAACTTGAGGTCATAATCTCGGCGCTACTAACGCTGCTTTCCCTAGCATGGACATCCACTAACGCGTCACCTACCGACTCAAGGTCGTTCACTGTACGGAACGGGTTCATAAAACTGACGGACCCAATCCAAAAGATACGGGAAGGCGCTTTAAATTGCGTCGTAGCTACTTATGAAAGGTGCGGACCAGCCCAGAGGATAAGCCTAATCCAAGGGCTTTCTGATCACTTAATGCCTCGCGTTCCCTCGGGAATACCGGACGAACTACGCTCTTCAATCGCCGACGATTTATTCAATATCATTTCTGCTCTTAAATGTCGCTCGCAAGCCGACTCCGCTGCCGAAAAATATGCGTTGTGGAAAGCCCTGGAATTTACTGGGCGACTTAAGGATGAGCGGCTTGAGAAACTGCAAAGAGAACTCTTCAGTGACGAGGTGGATGAGTATGCTCATCTTGTTGAATGGCCGGGACATATCAGAGGCGATGACAACGATTGGAAAACGGCTGGAGCCAGGCATGGCGCTTACTGGGAGGCCCGCGCAAGGGCTATTACTGTTGAGAATTTGGACGCTGAGTTAGTTCGGTACGACAGACATATTCGGGAGGCTGGCCTTTGTGGTGACCAGGTATCTTCTGCTATACAAACGAATATTGGAATACTGGCAAGATCTGTAGCCATCGAAAGCCGCGATATTTTGCTCGCCTTAATCAAGGAGATTTCGGGGAAATATCCCAATCTACAACGCTTTGCAGGTGCATTCTTAGGGGAACTCCTAGCAGTGGACCAAGCAAATGCCAAGATGATCATGAAAGAATGGATCAAGTGTGGGAATATAGCCTTACGTGCCGAAGCTTGCAGGGCGATGCTTTGGATTCAGCCAGGTCAGTTTACCGCCGCTGAAATTGAACTCCTTACATACTTGACATCCCTCAATGACCCAACGGTAGATCGTTTGGTCGTCGGTTGGTTTGGGAGCATCCTAAAAAAAGTAGACGATTGTGATCCGAAGGCGGCAGTTGAAATCGTACGCCTTGTGTCTACACGAAAAGACAAATATGCATTAAATATGATTGCCGAGTCACTGCGACCAGGTGGCTCAATTAGTCAGATTACAGCGAAGGACCTATTGGATATCGCTTTAAGCTATGTAGAACACGATAGCCATGAGTTGGATTTTGATATAGAACATGTGCTGATGCGCCTCTTCCTCCTAAACCCGGACGCTTGGTTGGCTTTTTGGGAGGCACGCATTAAAAGGCAACTTACGAGAAAAGAGGGAGATAGTTACTTGGCTGTTCCATTCCACTTGTCGGCCGAGGCGGACTACGTTGTGTCAAGCCCACACAAACTCCGAGTACTGGGTACTCTTCTTGAATGGTCATCACGAAATGATTTTGCCTATCAGCATACAGGAACAACTCTGCTGAAGCTTTACTCAGACAAGAACCCAAATGTCGTCCAAGACATCTTGGAAGAATGGATTGCATCGGGGGAACAAGGCAAGCTGCATGCAGTAGCGAGGGCACTTAGAGAGATGGGGTATAGTGACTTCTTTCTAATGATGGCCAACAAACTGCTCAACGTGACAGATGATAAAGCGATAGAGGCCTGCCTAGTCAGTACGGTCGCTTCCTTTGAAGTAGTTTGTGGTTCATTTGTGCCGCTTTATGAGAAACGTAAAGCTGATTTCGCAGCTTGGTTGGCAAACCCTCAGGCATCCCTGCAAGCTAAGGCATTCGCCAGGAAACAAATCTCATACTTGTCAAGGCAGATTGAGTTACACGCTAAGGAAGATGCCTGGGACGACTAA
- a CDS encoding Swt1 family HEPN domain-containing protein — MTANYYQQYIPWFQDTCRLVSGISISASNLVFPGRYAPLLRRVKRAEAFKKLDTRIRHVITVLEELRTHDLVLNASLPKQIASPKETKFDPAQALHKLEDILRKFIERELSKTGADWWMAKIPSEIRSRAESRRQKQEAVWPWHPVSSTNVMDYLDFSDYRKIILEPTNWTQVFAGFFRAPSFIDSRLGELEPIRNDVAHSRPSSPMACDKIRLYGEELERCTNRTG; from the coding sequence GTGACGGCCAATTATTATCAGCAATATATTCCTTGGTTTCAGGATACTTGCCGCCTAGTATCAGGCATTTCAATTAGCGCATCCAATCTTGTTTTTCCTGGGCGCTATGCGCCATTACTTCGCAGGGTGAAGAGAGCAGAGGCATTCAAGAAGCTGGATACTCGAATCCGCCATGTGATCACCGTACTCGAAGAGCTTCGCACTCATGATCTGGTACTTAATGCTTCGTTACCGAAGCAAATTGCGTCTCCTAAAGAGACCAAGTTTGATCCTGCGCAAGCCCTGCATAAGCTGGAAGATATCCTAAGGAAATTCATTGAGCGTGAGTTGTCCAAGACTGGAGCTGATTGGTGGATGGCGAAAATCCCTTCCGAGATCCGGTCGAGGGCGGAATCACGCAGACAAAAGCAAGAAGCAGTATGGCCTTGGCATCCCGTTTCCTCCACTAATGTGATGGACTACTTGGACTTTTCAGACTATCGTAAAATCATTCTGGAACCGACCAATTGGACGCAGGTCTTTGCAGGCTTCTTCCGGGCTCCGTCCTTCATAGACTCACGCTTGGGGGAATTGGAGCCAATCAGAAATGACGTAGCGCACTCAAGGCCTTCGTCCCCCATGGCCTGCGATAAGATTCGACTTTACGGTGAGGAGTTAGAAAGGTGCACTAACCGTACAGGATAG
- a CDS encoding response regulator produces MAETINKTKILVVEDEFNISDVCKNSLIKEGYDVTVSADGLSAKRLISATEYDLIVLDLNIPKISGIELYHWLEGEHPELTRRVLFMTGLIPVGGVAAFLAHTGRLCLQKPFTPKELRDKVKQVLEPLGKL; encoded by the coding sequence ATGGCAGAAACGATCAATAAGACCAAGATCCTCGTAGTAGAAGACGAATTTAATATTTCTGATGTTTGTAAAAACTCCCTGATAAAGGAGGGTTACGATGTCACGGTGTCGGCTGATGGGCTTTCAGCGAAACGATTGATCTCGGCAACGGAATATGATCTTATTGTCCTTGATCTGAACATACCGAAAATTTCGGGCATCGAACTATATCATTGGCTTGAGGGCGAGCATCCGGAATTAACGAGGCGAGTGTTATTTATGACGGGTCTTATCCCAGTCGGTGGGGTCGCTGCTTTCCTGGCTCATACTGGACGGTTGTGCTTGCAAAAACCCTTTACGCCCAAAGAGTTGAGAGATAAAGTGAAACAGGTGTTGGAGCCTCTCGGGAAACTTTGA